The Alnus glutinosa chromosome 7, dhAlnGlut1.1, whole genome shotgun sequence genome includes a region encoding these proteins:
- the LOC133873948 gene encoding thioredoxin-like protein YLS8, whose amino-acid sequence MSYLLPHLHSGWAVDQAILAEEERLVIIRFGHDWDETCMQMDEVLASVAETIKNFAVIYLVDITEVPDFNTMYELYDPSTVMFFFRNKHIMIDLGTGNNNKINWALKDKQEFIDIVETVYRGARKGRGLVIAPKDYSTKYRY is encoded by the exons ATGTCGTACTTGCTACCACACTTGCACTCTGGATGGGCCGTAGATCAGGCCATCCTGGCTGAGGAAGAGCGACTCGTCATCATCCGCTTCGGCCACGACTGGGACGAGACATGCATGCAG ATGGATGAAGTGCTAGCATCTGTTGCCGAGACAATTAAGAACTTTGCTGTTATTTATCTTGTGGACATCACGGAGGTGCCCGATTTTAACACAATGTACGAGCTGTATGACCCATCCACTGTCATGTTCTTCTTCAGGAACAAGCACATTATGATTGACCTTGGCACTGGaaataacaacaaaattaaTTGGGCTCTCAAAGACAAGCAAGAGTTCATTGACATTGTGGAGACGGTTTACCGTGGGGCAAGGAAGGGACGGGGTCTGGTGATTGCTCCAAAGGACTACTCCACCAAGTACCGCTACTAA